The DNA sequence CCGTGGGTGTGCTCGACGGGCCCGTGCCCATGGTCGTCGGGGCGCCCGTGGTGCCTGTGGTGCTGCCTGTGGTGCCCATGGTGCTCGTGGTGCCGGTGGCGCAGGGCGCGGCGTACGAGGCCCGCGCCGGCCAGGGTGACGAGGACGCCGCTCGCGATGCCCAGCCAGGCGAGCGCCGAGGGCGCGGCGGCCGAACCGGCCGTGACCAGCAGGCCCAGGGCGACCACGCCGAGGGTGTGGGTGACCGTGACCGAGGCGGCCATGGGCAGCACGTCCCCGAGCCGTGCCCCGCCCCCGCGCGCCGCGGCGGCGGCCGCCATCAGGGTCTTGCCGTGGCCGGGCGCGAGCGCGTGCAGCGCGCCGAGGACGACGGAGATCAGCAGGGCGAGCGCGGCGGGACCGGCGGTCAGGTGCCGCCGGGCGACCAGGTCGTCGAGCGCACGCGTCCAGCGGTCGGCGGCGCGCGGCAGGACGGCGGAGGCGGGCGCGTCGCCCCGTTCCCCGGTCAGCGCCGGGCCGCCGGGCCGGACGGTCAGGGCCGCGGTCCCGGTGTCGGCCGGGGAGGACGCCGACCGCCGCGGATACCGGGTCAGCTCGGCGGACACCGACCGCTCCGGTACGTCCGAGGCGGTGAGCGTCGTACGGTCGCCCCGCGCGGTGATCTCCCGCCACCCCGGCCCGGACGACGCGCCCGCCCCACGGAAGCCGACGTCCACCGTCCTGCCCGCCGGGAGCGGAGCGGCCAGCCCGCACTCCACCCGCAGGGTGTCGAGCCCCGCCTGCCCGGGCCGTACGCGCGCGTGGGCGCCCCGTACGGTGAGCGGCACCGCCCGCCCGTCGACGCGCACCTCGCTGTCCCGCGCCGCCGCGGCGCAGCGCTGCCGGGCCCAGGTGTCCCGGCCCAGCCGGCCGATGTCCGGCCGGGCCTGCGCGGCCGGGATCTCGGCGAGGTCCTCGACGTGGCGGACGCGAAGTTCGCCGGGCGCGGCGACCAGACCGTCGTAGCGGTTGACGGTGAAGTCGCCGAGCGGGTGGGCGCCCGCCGTCGTGGCCGGGAGCAGCGCGAGCGCGCCCGCGGACGCGAGGACGGCGGCGGCGAGGGCGGCGGCGCGACGACGGGGGATCACCGTGCCCCCTCCAGGTCCTTCAGCGCGGCCCGGGCCGCACGGGCGCCGAGCGGCGAGAAGCCCGGGTTCAGCTCCAGTGCCTCGGTGAGGGAACTCCGGGCGGCGCGGTCGTGCCCCGTGGCCTTCTCGATCACGCCCCGGTGGTAGAGGAAGGCGGCGTCGCGGTATCCGGTGGCCGTGGCCCGGCGGGCGTACGCGAGGGCCTCCCGGTCGCGGCCGTTGACGTGCAGGGCCCAGGCGAGGGCGTCCGCCGTGTGCACGGTGTGCCGCCGGTCCCACTCCGCGCGGGCCGCGCGCAGTGCCTCACCGGCGTCGCCGTGATCGGCGGCGGCGAGCGCGGTGTCGAGGCCGGGCTCGACACCGCCGGCGCGGGCCAGCGCGGTCCAGGCGTCGACGAGGGCGTACTGCTCCCGTGCCCTCGCGCGGTCGCCGTCGGCGCCGCGCTCCTCGTACAGCTCGCCGAGGGCCACCAGGGGGCCGGGCAGCGGGGCGCGGACGACGACCCGCTCCAGCGTCTCCACGGCGCCGGGCCGGTCCCCGCTCGCGGCCAGCGCCCTGGCCCGGCCCTCCAGCGCGGGGAGGTGGTCCTCGTCGGCGGCGAGCGCCCGCGCGTAGTGCCGCAGGGCCGTCGCGTGGTCGCCCCGGCTCCAGGCGAGCCGGCCCAGCGCGGTCGCGACGTACGCCACGTCCGCGGGCGAGGACGCGCTGTCCAGGGCCCGTTCCAGCACCTTCCGCGCGGTGCCCGCCTCGCCGCGCAGCTCCCGCACGTAGGCGTACCGAGTGAACACCGGGATCCCGGGACGCCTGCGGTCGGCGGTGGCGGCGGCCGCGGCGGCCTCGTCGTACCGGCCGAGCTCGACCAACGCGTCGATACGGGAGCACAGGGCGCGTTCGCTGTAGGGGTTCTGCTCCAGGGCACGGTCGGCGTGGGCCAGGGCGGCGCTGAAGTCGTGCCGGGCGGCGGCGAGGGCGGCCCGTCCGGCGAGGGCCTGCTCGTTGCCCGGCTCCAGGGCGAGGGACCGCGCGAGGGCCCGCTCGGCGCGCGGGTAGGGCGAGGGGTCGCCCTGGGTCCGCGCCTGTTCCACGAGGGCGAGGCCGAGGGCCGCCCAGCCGCCGAAGTCCCGCGGCTGGGCCCGCAGATGGGCCTCCAGTGAGCGGATCCCGGCCACGGGACCGGCCCCGGCGAGCAGACCGGGCGCGAGCGCCCCGGCCGCCGGTGCCGCGCCGGTGCCGGACCGTGCCGCGTCCCGGACGCCTCCCGCCGCGACGGCCCCGCCGGTCAGGGCGACGGCCAGCAGGACGGCGCACGAGGCGCGACGCAGCCCCCGTCCGCGCCGGGCAGCGGCGGCGAAGCGCCGCAGGGCCGCGGCGCGCCCGGCGGGGTCCCCGTCAGCCTGGCCGCCGTCCGCCTCCGCCCCGAGCCCCGTCCCACCTCCCGGCGGATGCCCGTCGCACGGCGCGTGTCCCGGTGGTCCGTGCGGTGCCCTTCGGTGCCCGGACGGCGGCGCCGGTGCGGGCGGTGTGCCGCCCCGGTCGCTCTCGCGGGCGCTGTCGTGCGGGTGCGGAGCCATGGCCTCTCCTCGGGATCGGCGGCGCGGCCCGTGCCGTGGGGGGAAGGGGACGGGCCGCGCCTGTCGGGTGAGGGGCGGGCCGAAGGCACCGGCCCCTGGGGACGGCCGGGTCAGTACGCCCGGCCGCGCATCCGGCGCCACCACATCAGCGCCACGCCGATCAGCAGCAGCCCGCCGGCCCCCGCGCCCGCCGACGCGGCGATCAGCGTGGTGTCGCCGGAACCCTGCGCACCGGCCGGCCGCAGCGCGTCACCGAGCTGGTTGCGCACGTCGTCGCCGCCGTCCACGCCCTTGGCGAGCGGGCCGCGTGAACCCTCCGTGGGGTTCGCCAGATAGGGGAAGGCGGCACCGAACTCCTTGTCGTTGGCGTCGACCGCGTCACCGAGGTCGTTCTCCGCCCCGACCAGTTCCCCCTCGACGACCTGGAGCGAGGCGTCGATCACGTCGTCCGTCAGCCGGCGCCCGTTGGGGAAACCGGCGTTGTCCCCGTCCAGGACGCCCAGCCGCTTCGGCTCGGCGGCCGGCTCGATCGACGTGTTGAGGCGCAGCATCTCCGACGGCGTCCCGTGCGGCGGCCGGTTGAGTCCCTCGACGCCCTTCAGGAACACGTCGACGAGGTCGTCGCGCGGCTCGTCGGGCGCGTCGATCCGGTAGATCGCCTCGATGAGCCTCGGCAGCTCCGGTTCGGTGACGTTCTTCAGGAACCGCGCGTCGTCCCACGGCGCGGACGCGTTGAACACGTCCTTGTCCCTCAGCGGATTGACGACCTCGTTCACGAGCGGGTTGCCCAGCCGCGACACCTGCACGAAGTGCCCCTCGGCGTTCTCGCGCTGTGTCGTCGACCAGATGCCCACGACCGGCTGGTCCGCGGACTCGGTGATCATGTCGGTCGGCACCTGGAGCGCCAGGGAGTTGACGTTGTAGCCCTTGAGCGTGTCGTTGCCGACCTCGGAGAGGTTCCCGCCGTACAGCAGGTCGAAGACGCGCAGGTCGAGGAAGAACGGGTCGTCGGCCTGCCCGGCGAACGTCGTGGCGCCGCCCGCCAGTTCGCGCACCGCCTGCTTCCGCAGCGTGTCGTAGTCCGGCATGGACGCCCTGCCGACGTTCGACGGAGCCACCGGCACGTCGTCGGCGATCTTCGTGCGGGACACCGGGCGCTGGTCCCTCAGCTTCAGCAGCTCGATGTCGTAGGTCTGCGTGATGTTGAGGTCCGGGTCGTCCAGGGCGGTGACCGGGCCCGTGGCGTAGAGGAACGTCGCGTCGTTCTTCGTGTGGGTCCTGAAGGTGTAGCGGAACAGCAGATCGCCCTGCGCGTCACCGTCGTGGTCGATGTGGAGGTCGTACCGCGCGTCCTCGGCGAACGTGAAGAAGTTCGGTCCGCCGGCCGGCTCCTCGAAGGGGATCCAGTTCGCGATGATGGTCGTCGTGTCCGGCTTGTCGGGGCTGACGAACGCGTACAGGTCCGTGTTGTCGTACTGCGGGGTGCCCGAGATCAGCGGGGCCTCCCGGTGGCTGGAGGCGGAGGCCGCCTCGGGTTCCAGCGCGGTCACGCCGGCGGCCGCGAGCCCCCCGGCGGCCAGCGCACCGCAGATCAGGGCCGCGACACCGCCGCGCCCCGCGCCAATCCTGGAAGTAGGTGCCATGCCGTCCGTCCTCAGTGCCGACTTGCCTGACGCCCTGGCATTCGGAACGCGCGGCGGGCCGGATTGGTCGCATCCCGGAACGCGCTGCCGGACCCCTCCGTACGACGCTGTCCGCCCGTGGCATTTCCCGCTGCCGACCCGCGTTTTCCGCTCCCTCGTCCGTACTTACCGTGCGGAGGCGCGCACGCCGCGCACGCCTCGTGTGACCGGGCGGCCCGGCCGGGCCGGGAGATGGGGGGACGCGCGTTGGAGGCGGACGAACTGTTGACGCGGGTGGCCGCGGGTGACCAGAAGGCGTTCGAGGACCTGTACGGGCTGGTCTCCGGACCGGTGTACGGACTGGTGCGCCGCGTGGTGCGCGACCCCGCCCAGTCCGAGGAGGTCGCCCAGGAGGTGCTGCTGGAACTCTGGCGCTCCGCCGCGCGGTTCGACCCCGGCCGGGGCAGCGCGCTCTCCTGGGTCCTCACCCTCGCCCACCGCCGCGCCGTCGACCGGGTGCGCAGCGCCCGCGCGGCGGGCGAACGCGAGCAGCGCGAGGCCCGGCGCGGTCACGGCCCCGCCTTCGACCAGGTCGCCGAGGAGGTCGAGGCCGGACTCGAACGCGAGTGGGTGCGCCGCTGCCTGGACCGCCTCACCGCGCTCCAGCGCCAGTCGGTCACCCTCGCCTACTACGACGGCTACACCTACCGGGAGGTGGCCGAGCGGCTGTCGCTGCCGCTGGGCACGGTCAAGACCCGTATGCGCGACGGCCTGACCCGGCTGCGCGACTGCCTGGGAGGCGCGGCATGAGCCTGTTCGGCCGACTGGTGTCCCGCGGGGACCCGCACTCGCTCGCCGCCCCCTACGCCCTCGACGCCCTCGAACCCGCCGAGCGGGTCCGCTTCGAGAGGCATCTGACGTCCTGCGGCCGCTGCGCCGCCGAGGTGCGCGCCCTCACCGAGGACGCCGTCCGCCTCGCCTGGTCCACGGCCGCCCCCGCACCGCCGGCGATGCGCGACCGGGTGCTGACCGCCGTACGGGCCACTCCGCAGGAACCTGCACCCGCGCGGGGGGCGCACCCCCCGCCGTCCGTCCGGGGCGCCCGCCCCGCGCCCCGGGTCCGGGCGGCGCTGTTCGTGCCGTTCGCCACGGCCACCGCCGCCGCGGCGCTCGTCGTCGCCTCGCTCTTCGCCGTCCAGGCGGACCGGACCCGGGACCGGCTGGACGCCGAACGCGACCGGTCACGTGAGATCGCCCACGTTCTCGCGGCTCCCGACGCCCGTGCGAGCAGCGGACGGGACGCGCGGGGCCGCACGATCGGAGTGATCGCTTCCGTATCGGCCCGGAGCGCCGTCGTCACCCTGGGGGGATACGAGGACCCTCCGAACGGACGTGTGCGCCAGCTCTGGCTCATGGACCGGGACGCCCGGCCGCTCTCCCTCGGGCTTTTCGAGGGCGACACGCCCCTGGTGGCGTCCGGTCTCGACCCCGCCGCCACGTCACTCGCCGTAACCGTCGAGCCGGACGGCGGGTCGCCGCGGCCCACCTCCCGGCCCATCGCCCAACTCGCCCTGAAAACGGTTGGATTCGGAGAGTAGTCGACGCGTGTTCGTCAACCCCCTTATGGGGAAGGTGAATCCTGTGACCTCGATACGCGAGTGCCCGGACGGGGCGATAGGGTTACCCTGCCCGGGCCGGGTGGACTCGTACGGGTGGGGAGTGACATGGAACAGATAACAGTGCGCAGCAGGGCAAGGGTCCCTGCGATCACTTGCGGTAGCAGCGCGACCAGCTCGCGCCTCGACCGCCACCTCTCGGTTCTCGCGGGACCCGCCGTCCCGCAGCGGGAGACGGCTGAGGCGACGTCGCTGATGCGTGAGCTGACCGCGCGTGACACGGCGCACGACCGCGGCGCCAGGGGCGCACGGGCCCGGGCGAGCCGCGTCTCGCTCTTCGCCCCGCTGCGTCGACTGCGCCGCTCCCTGTTCGGCAGCCGGTAGCGTCCGCGCCGGACGGGTCCACCGTCCCGGCGCGGCGCCCGCCCCCGTCCGTCGTCCCCGCGGCACCCGCGGCATCCGGCGCCCACCGCACACCGGCCCGTCCCCACGTCGGCCCCCGATCCCACCCGGCAGAGTCACCGGGATCGGCCGGCCTCCCCCGCCCCGCGCCTCACCGCTCCCCGTGCGCGTACCGTCGCACCGCGAGCGGCACGAACACCGCCAGCAGCACCGCACACCAGGCCAGCGATCCCGCGACCGGGTGCGCCACCGGCCAGGCCGCCCCCTCCGGCACCGGGGCGTTGCCGAACAGCTCCCGCAGCGCCGTCGCCACCGCGCTGATCGGATTCCACTCCGCGACCGTCCGCAGCCCCTGGGGCAGCCCGTCCGCCGGGATGTACGCGCTGGACAGCAGCGGCAGCAGGAAGGTCGCCCCGCCCAGCTGACCGGCCGCCTCCTCGTTCCGGGTGAGCAGACCGAGGAGGATCCCGGCCCACACGCACGCGAACCGGAACAGCAGCAACAGGGCCAGGGCGCCGACCGCTTCGAGAACGGTCCCCTCCACCCGCCAGCCCACCGCGAGTCCCACCAGCAGGAACGGCACCGTCCCGGCCGCCGTCACCAGCACGTCCGCCACGGCCTGGCCCAACGGCACGGCCGCCCGGCTCACCGGCAGCGTACGGAACCGGTCCGTCACCCCGCGGTGGACGTCCTGGGCCGACTGGAACATGCCGGTCATGACCCCGCCCGCCGCCGTCGCCACCAGCAGCCCCGGGACCAGGAAGGACCGGTACGCGGTGCCCGGCACGGCGAGCGCGCTGCCGAAGACGTAGCCGAAGAACAGCAGCATGCTGACCGGCATCGTCTGGGTGAGGACCAGCAGCCCCGGGTTGTTCCGCATCCGCCGCAGCTGCCGGCCCGCCATCGCGGTGCCGTCGTACGCCAACGTGCTCACGCGGCACGCTCCTTGTCGTCGTCGCAGGGGTGGAAGGCCCGCGCGTCGGTCAGCCGCAGGAACACGTCGTCGAGGCTCGGGGGCCTCAGGCTCGCGTCGAGCAGCGGCACGCCCGCCGCGTCCAGCGTGCGCACCAGGTGCGGGAGGGTGAGCGTGGGGTCGCGGGAGACCACGCCGACCGCGTCGCGCTCCCGGTCGAGGGACGGCCGCGCGCCGGTGAGCCGGTCCAGCACCCCGGCCGCCGCCACCAGCGCGCCCGGATCCGCGACGACGACCTCGGCGTGCGCGCCGACGAGCGCCTTGAGCTGCCCCGGGGACCCGGTGTGCGCGACCCTGCCCCGGTCCACCAGGGCGATGGCGTCGGCGAGCCGGTCGGCCTCCTCCAGGTACTGGGTGGTGAGCAGCACCGTCGTGCCCCCGCCGGTCAGTTCGCGCACCGCGTCCCAGATCAGACCGCGGCCGGCCGGGTCCAGACCGGTCGTCGGCTCGTCCAGGAACAGCACCTCGGGACGCCGGATCAGGCTCGCCGCCAGGTCCAGCCGGCGCCGCATGCCGCCCGAGTAGCCGGAGGCCGGCCGGTCGGCCGCCGGCGCGAGCCCGAAGCGGTCGAGCAGTTCCCCGGCCCGCCCGGCCGCCCCGCCCACCCGGTGCAGCCGGGCGAACAGCCGCAGGTTCTCCCGGCCGGTGAGGTCCCCGTCGATCGAGGTGTCCTGCCCGGTGACGGCGATGGCGCGCCGTACGGCCGCGGCCTCCCGCACCAGGTCGTGGCCCGCGACCCGCGCGGAGCCCGCGTCGGGGCGCAGCAGCGTGGTCAGCAGCCGGACCGCCGTCGTCTTGCCCGCCCCGTTGGGCCCGAGCAGCCCGCACACCGTGCCCTCGGCCACCGCCAGATCCAGCCCGCGCAGGGCACGGACCTCCCCGAAACGCTTCTCCAGACCCTCACTAAGTACAGCGTACGTAGTAGTCATGGGGTGACCATAGCGCACTACGTACGGTGTACGTAACTACGATGGTGGGCGAGGTGATGACCGATGGCGGGCCGAGCGGCCGAACCCGAAGTGATCTGGGCGCGCCCCGAGCGCACCGGCCGTGGACCCAGACCGGCGTACACGCGCGCCGACATCGCGGCCGCGGCGGTGCGGATCGCCGACGCCGAGGGCCTGGACGCGGTCTCCATGCGCCGCGTCGCCGCCGAACTGGGCTGCGGCACCATGTCGCTCTACAACTACGTCCCCCGCAAGGAGGACCTGTACGAGCTGATGGTGGACGCGGCCGGCGGCGAGCACGAGCTGTGGGAACCCAGCGGTGACTGGCGCGCCGACATGCTCCGCGCGGCCCACCAGACCCGCGCGCTGATGCACCGCCACCCGTGGCTGCCGAGGCTGATGTCCCCGGTCTACGGCTTCAGCCCCAACGCCCTGCGCTACCTGGAGCACTGCCTGGCCTGCCTGGACCCGCTCCCCGAGCCCTACGGCACCAAACTGGAGCTGATCGCGATGCTGAACGGCATCGTGACCACCTACGTCACCAACGAACTGGCCACCGCCGAGCGCACCCGCTCGCTGCCCTGGACGCCGGAGCAGGAGAACGCGGCCCGGATCGCCTACCTGGGCGGCCGGATCGCGACCGGCGCGTATCCGCGGATGGCGGCGGCCTTCGCGGAGGACGCGGGGCCCATCGATCTGGAGGCGGTCTTCGAGCGGGCGCTCGGCCGGATGCTCGACGGCTTCGCGCCCCGGCCCTGAGCTTCGGACCGGGCGGCCGTCAGAGCAGGGCGAGCTGGCCCTCCGGGCCCTCCTCGCGCGCGTCCAGCACCGAGGCGGGGCGGCGCGCGGCGGCGGGTACCGGGAGCACGCCCGCCGCGCGCAGCTCCGCCGGGGTGACCGGGTCGGGGACCTCGGCGCCGGCCGCCCGCGGCGGGCGCCCTTCGGCCAGCAGCGCGAGGACCGTGATCAGCTCCAGCAGCTCCGAGGTCCAGGCCTGCGGCCAGGTGGGCGGCCGGATCGCGGCCAGGGTCCCCGGCTCGGCGGACTCCGTGCGGGCCGTGAACCACTGCTCCAGCACCCTGACCCCGCCGGCCTCGAAGTCCCAGGCCCCGGGCGGCACCGGCGCGACGCGGCCCCCGTCGAGCAGCAGGGCCTCCTCGTCCCGGTCGTAGCGCAGGGTCAGCGG is a window from the Streptomyces capillispiralis genome containing:
- a CDS encoding nickel transporter, whose product is MPRRRAAALAAAVLASAGALALLPATTAGAHPLGDFTVNRYDGLVAAPGELRVRHVEDLAEIPAAQARPDIGRLGRDTWARQRCAAAARDSEVRVDGRAVPLTVRGAHARVRPGQAGLDTLRVECGLAAPLPAGRTVDVGFRGAGASSGPGWREITARGDRTTLTASDVPERSVSAELTRYPRRSASSPADTGTAALTVRPGGPALTGERGDAPASAVLPRAADRWTRALDDLVARRHLTAGPAALALLISVVLGALHALAPGHGKTLMAAAAAARGGGARLGDVLPMAASVTVTHTLGVVALGLLVTAGSAAAPSALAWLGIASGVLVTLAGAGLVRRALRHRHHEHHGHHRQHHRHHGRPDDHGHGPVEHTHGGHPHTHPAAPTLRGALLLGFAGGLVPSPSAVVVLVGAAALGRAWFGLLLVVAYGAGLALTLTAAGCAVVGAGGGAARLLARRPRWTGAPWAALVRRSAPLVSAFAVVVLGAGLVFRGAASALG
- a CDS encoding tetratricopeptide repeat protein — translated: MAPHPHDSARESDRGGTPPAPAPPSGHRRAPHGPPGHAPCDGHPPGGGTGLGAEADGGQADGDPAGRAAALRRFAAAARRGRGLRRASCAVLLAVALTGGAVAAGGVRDAARSGTGAAPAAGALAPGLLAGAGPVAGIRSLEAHLRAQPRDFGGWAALGLALVEQARTQGDPSPYPRAERALARSLALEPGNEQALAGRAALAAARHDFSAALAHADRALEQNPYSERALCSRIDALVELGRYDEAAAAAATADRRRPGIPVFTRYAYVRELRGEAGTARKVLERALDSASSPADVAYVATALGRLAWSRGDHATALRHYARALAADEDHLPALEGRARALAASGDRPGAVETLERVVVRAPLPGPLVALGELYEERGADGDRARAREQYALVDAWTALARAGGVEPGLDTALAAADHGDAGEALRAARAEWDRRHTVHTADALAWALHVNGRDREALAYARRATATGYRDAAFLYHRGVIEKATGHDRAARSSLTEALELNPGFSPLGARAARAALKDLEGAR
- a CDS encoding DUF4331 domain-containing protein — encoded protein: MAPTSRIGAGRGGVAALICGALAAGGLAAAGVTALEPEAASASSHREAPLISGTPQYDNTDLYAFVSPDKPDTTTIIANWIPFEEPAGGPNFFTFAEDARYDLHIDHDGDAQGDLLFRYTFRTHTKNDATFLYATGPVTALDDPDLNITQTYDIELLKLRDQRPVSRTKIADDVPVAPSNVGRASMPDYDTLRKQAVRELAGGATTFAGQADDPFFLDLRVFDLLYGGNLSEVGNDTLKGYNVNSLALQVPTDMITESADQPVVGIWSTTQRENAEGHFVQVSRLGNPLVNEVVNPLRDKDVFNASAPWDDARFLKNVTEPELPRLIEAIYRIDAPDEPRDDLVDVFLKGVEGLNRPPHGTPSEMLRLNTSIEPAAEPKRLGVLDGDNAGFPNGRRLTDDVIDASLQVVEGELVGAENDLGDAVDANDKEFGAAFPYLANPTEGSRGPLAKGVDGGDDVRNQLGDALRPAGAQGSGDTTLIAASAGAGAGGLLLIGVALMWWRRMRGRAY
- a CDS encoding sigma-70 family RNA polymerase sigma factor; translated protein: MEADELLTRVAAGDQKAFEDLYGLVSGPVYGLVRRVVRDPAQSEEVAQEVLLELWRSAARFDPGRGSALSWVLTLAHRRAVDRVRSARAAGEREQREARRGHGPAFDQVAEEVEAGLEREWVRRCLDRLTALQRQSVTLAYYDGYTYREVAERLSLPLGTVKTRMRDGLTRLRDCLGGAA
- a CDS encoding anti-sigma factor, which produces MSLFGRLVSRGDPHSLAAPYALDALEPAERVRFERHLTSCGRCAAEVRALTEDAVRLAWSTAAPAPPAMRDRVLTAVRATPQEPAPARGAHPPPSVRGARPAPRVRAALFVPFATATAAAALVVASLFAVQADRTRDRLDAERDRSREIAHVLAAPDARASSGRDARGRTIGVIASVSARSAVVTLGGYEDPPNGRVRQLWLMDRDARPLSLGLFEGDTPLVASGLDPAATSLAVTVEPDGGSPRPTSRPIAQLALKTVGFGE
- a CDS encoding ABC transporter permease, yielding MSTLAYDGTAMAGRQLRRMRNNPGLLVLTQTMPVSMLLFFGYVFGSALAVPGTAYRSFLVPGLLVATAAGGVMTGMFQSAQDVHRGVTDRFRTLPVSRAAVPLGQAVADVLVTAAGTVPFLLVGLAVGWRVEGTVLEAVGALALLLLFRFACVWAGILLGLLTRNEEAAGQLGGATFLLPLLSSAYIPADGLPQGLRTVAEWNPISAVATALRELFGNAPVPEGAAWPVAHPVAGSLAWCAVLLAVFVPLAVRRYAHGER
- a CDS encoding ATP-binding cassette domain-containing protein, which produces MTTTYAVLSEGLEKRFGEVRALRGLDLAVAEGTVCGLLGPNGAGKTTAVRLLTTLLRPDAGSARVAGHDLVREAAAVRRAIAVTGQDTSIDGDLTGRENLRLFARLHRVGGAAGRAGELLDRFGLAPAADRPASGYSGGMRRRLDLAASLIRRPEVLFLDEPTTGLDPAGRGLIWDAVRELTGGGTTVLLTTQYLEEADRLADAIALVDRGRVAHTGSPGQLKALVGAHAEVVVADPGALVAAAGVLDRLTGARPSLDRERDAVGVVSRDPTLTLPHLVRTLDAAGVPLLDASLRPPSLDDVFLRLTDARAFHPCDDDKERAA
- a CDS encoding TetR/AcrR family transcriptional regulator C-terminal domain-containing protein, with translation MAGRAAEPEVIWARPERTGRGPRPAYTRADIAAAAVRIADAEGLDAVSMRRVAAELGCGTMSLYNYVPRKEDLYELMVDAAGGEHELWEPSGDWRADMLRAAHQTRALMHRHPWLPRLMSPVYGFSPNALRYLEHCLACLDPLPEPYGTKLELIAMLNGIVTTYVTNELATAERTRSLPWTPEQENAARIAYLGGRIATGAYPRMAAAFAEDAGPIDLEAVFERALGRMLDGFAPRP